A window from Sphingopyxis alaskensis RB2256 encodes these proteins:
- a CDS encoding nuclear transport factor 2 family protein, whose protein sequence is MMRLAVPALVFLVAACGASADPAATVATPEGYREAAAAFDSAIAAKDEAALQRLIADDFLWVRGSGAMGDKAAFIAALAAPSIRIEPFRPAEPRWITSGDSALLAATNRLQGTADGEPFVDRHRFADHWLWRDGAWQLVYAQVTPVPEAAAADVGGAD, encoded by the coding sequence ATGATGCGTTTGGCGGTTCCGGCGCTCGTGTTTCTGGTCGCGGCGTGCGGCGCCTCCGCCGACCCGGCGGCGACCGTCGCCACCCCCGAAGGCTATCGCGAGGCGGCGGCGGCGTTCGACTCGGCGATCGCGGCGAAGGACGAGGCGGCGTTGCAGCGGCTGATCGCCGACGATTTCCTGTGGGTGCGCGGCAGCGGCGCGATGGGCGACAAGGCCGCGTTCATCGCCGCGCTCGCCGCACCGTCGATCCGTATCGAACCCTTCCGGCCCGCTGAGCCGCGCTGGATCACCAGTGGCGACAGCGCGCTGCTCGCCGCGACCAACAGGCTGCAGGGCACCGCCGACGGCGAGCCGTTCGTCGACCGGCACCGTTTTGCCGATCACTGGCTGTGGCGCGATGGCGCATGGCAGCTCGTCTATGCGCAAGTTACTCCGGTGCCCGAAGCGGCCGCAGCGGATGTCGGCGGGGCTGACTGA
- a CDS encoding aldehyde dehydrogenase family protein: MSTETHLKQHYIGGGWVDSKGGKLHEVINPATEEAASTVVLGTAADVDAAVAAAREAFKSFSQTTREERLELLNRIVEEYKKRAGDLAKSMAAEMGAPVSFAGTAQVGAGIGGFLGTIAALKDFSFTEQHGANKVVYEPIGVVGMITPWNWPLNQIALKVAPALAGGNTMVLKPSEECPGNAVIFAEILDAAGVPPGVFNLVQGDGPTVGHAISAHPGIEMVSFTGSTRAGILVAKAAADTVKRVHQELGGKSPNIVLPDADFEAVLPPTVQGVLVNTGQSCIAPTRILVQKEREAEAVGVIKAMFDGTQVGDPMSEGAHIGPVVNKAQFDKIQGLIQSAIDEGAKLETGGTGLPSNVNRGYYVKPTVFSGVTPEMRIAREEIFGPVATVMAYDTLDQAVEIANDTEYGLSAVVSGDPAKAAEIAPKLRAGMVAVNSWGPGPGAPFGGYKASGNGREGGLFGLKDFMEVKAISGIPA; encoded by the coding sequence ATGAGCACCGAAACGCATCTCAAGCAACATTATATCGGCGGCGGCTGGGTCGACTCCAAGGGTGGCAAGCTGCACGAGGTCATCAATCCCGCGACCGAGGAGGCGGCCTCGACCGTCGTGCTCGGCACCGCGGCCGACGTCGACGCCGCCGTGGCCGCGGCGCGCGAGGCGTTCAAAAGCTTCTCGCAGACGACGCGCGAGGAACGGCTGGAGCTTCTGAACCGGATCGTCGAGGAATATAAGAAGCGCGCGGGCGACCTCGCCAAGTCGATGGCGGCCGAAATGGGCGCGCCGGTAAGCTTCGCGGGCACGGCGCAGGTCGGTGCCGGCATCGGGGGTTTCCTGGGCACGATCGCCGCGCTCAAGGATTTCAGCTTCACCGAACAACATGGTGCCAACAAGGTCGTGTACGAACCGATCGGCGTCGTCGGCATGATCACCCCGTGGAACTGGCCGCTCAACCAGATCGCGCTGAAAGTCGCTCCGGCGCTCGCCGGCGGCAACACGATGGTCCTGAAGCCGTCGGAGGAATGCCCCGGCAATGCGGTAATCTTTGCCGAGATTCTTGACGCCGCGGGCGTCCCGCCGGGCGTGTTCAACCTGGTGCAGGGCGACGGCCCGACCGTCGGCCACGCGATCAGCGCGCATCCGGGGATCGAGATGGTGAGCTTCACCGGCTCGACCCGCGCCGGCATCCTCGTCGCCAAGGCGGCGGCCGACACGGTGAAGCGCGTCCATCAGGAGCTCGGCGGCAAATCGCCCAACATCGTCCTGCCCGACGCCGATTTCGAGGCGGTCCTGCCGCCGACGGTACAGGGGGTGCTGGTCAACACCGGGCAAAGCTGTATCGCGCCGACGCGCATCCTGGTCCAGAAAGAGCGCGAGGCCGAAGCGGTCGGCGTCATCAAGGCCATGTTCGACGGGACGCAGGTCGGCGACCCGATGAGCGAGGGCGCCCATATCGGCCCCGTCGTCAACAAGGCGCAGTTCGACAAGATCCAGGGGCTGATCCAGTCGGCGATCGACGAAGGCGCGAAGCTGGAAACCGGCGGCACCGGCCTGCCGAGCAACGTCAACCGCGGCTATTATGTCAAGCCGACGGTCTTTTCGGGCGTGACGCCCGAGATGCGGATCGCCCGGGAAGAGATTTTCGGACCCGTCGCGACGGTCATGGCCTATGACACGCTTGACCAGGCGGTCGAGATCGCCAACGACACCGAATATGGCCTGTCCGCCGTCGTGTCGGGCGATCCCGCCAAGGCCGCCGAGATCGCGCCGAAGCTGCGCGCCGGCATGGTCGCGGTGAACAGCTGGGGTCCGGGGCCGGGTGCGCCTTTCGGCGGCTACAAGGCGTCGGGCAACGGCCGCGAAGGCGGGCTGTTCGGGCTGAAGGACTTCATGGAAGTCAAGGCGATCAGCGGCATTCCGGCGTAA
- a CDS encoding PQQ-dependent sugar dehydrogenase, which translates to MANTPPVFTSLQTASVAENTANAYQAAASDADGDALTFAIDGGADAARFAITGAGALRFNTPPDFDLPGDADGDNVYAVVLRVSDGRASVTQAVNITVTNSREGIAVARVGTGFSQPLYVAPIPGDNRIYVVEKGGDVYRFDPADGSRTRVLDITDISTSGERGLLGLAPYPDHATSQRLFAVATAINGNVQVRRYTLGQPNSSTSYDLVLDIPHPGFDNHNGGWIGFGPDGHVYVAVGDGGGAGDPNNNAQNRNVQLGKILRFAVGTGGSTYAPAPGNPFLAGGGDPYVFALGLRNPFRASFSGSTLLIGDVGQNAVEEIDMVATAQPGLNFGWRFLEGTQPFSGTAPAGLTPPVAEYGHGSGPRQGRSVTGGYVYRGPVASLQGQYVFGDFVSGNIWTVPFADLVAGQTLPAARFAVRNEDFAPDAGTIANIASFGEDSAGNLFIVSIGGDIFMVRPG; encoded by the coding sequence TTGGCCAACACGCCGCCCGTATTCACCTCACTCCAGACCGCCAGCGTCGCCGAGAACACGGCGAACGCCTATCAGGCGGCGGCAAGCGATGCCGACGGCGACGCGCTGACCTTCGCCATCGACGGCGGCGCCGATGCGGCGCGCTTTGCGATCACCGGCGCGGGCGCATTGCGGTTCAACACGCCGCCCGATTTCGACCTGCCCGGCGATGCCGATGGCGACAATGTCTATGCCGTCGTGCTGCGCGTCAGCGATGGCCGGGCGAGCGTGACACAGGCGGTCAACATCACCGTCACCAACAGCCGCGAAGGGATCGCCGTCGCGCGCGTCGGAACGGGGTTCAGCCAGCCGCTTTATGTCGCGCCGATCCCCGGCGACAATCGCATCTATGTGGTCGAAAAGGGCGGCGACGTCTATCGTTTCGACCCCGCGGACGGCAGCCGGACGCGCGTGCTCGACATTACCGACATTTCGACGAGCGGCGAGCGCGGCCTGCTTGGCCTTGCGCCCTATCCCGACCATGCAACCTCGCAGCGCCTGTTCGCGGTCGCCACGGCGATCAACGGCAATGTCCAGGTGCGGCGCTACACGCTGGGCCAGCCGAATAGTTCGACCAGTTACGACCTCGTGCTCGACATTCCGCATCCCGGTTTCGACAATCATAATGGCGGCTGGATCGGCTTCGGCCCCGACGGCCATGTCTATGTCGCGGTCGGAGACGGCGGCGGCGCGGGCGACCCCAACAACAATGCGCAAAACCGCAATGTACAGCTTGGCAAGATCCTGCGCTTCGCGGTGGGCACCGGGGGCAGCACCTATGCCCCGGCACCGGGCAACCCCTTTCTTGCGGGCGGCGGCGATCCCTATGTCTTTGCGCTTGGCCTGCGCAACCCGTTCCGCGCCTCCTTTTCGGGGTCGACGCTGCTGATCGGCGATGTCGGGCAGAATGCGGTCGAGGAAATCGACATGGTCGCGACGGCACAGCCGGGGCTCAACTTTGGCTGGCGCTTCCTGGAAGGCACGCAGCCCTTTTCGGGAACGGCGCCTGCGGGCCTGACCCCGCCCGTCGCCGAATATGGCCATGGCAGCGGTCCGCGTCAGGGGCGTTCGGTCACCGGCGGCTATGTCTACCGTGGACCGGTGGCCTCGTTGCAGGGCCAGTATGTCTTTGGCGATTTCGTGTCGGGCAATATATGGACCGTGCCCTTTGCCGACCTCGTTGCCGGTCAGACCTTGCCCGCGGCCCGCTTTGCCGTGCGCAACGAGGATTTTGCTCCCGACGCAGGAACGATAGCCAACATCGCCTCATTCGGCGAGGACAGCGCGGGCAATCTGTTCATCGTCAGCATCGGCGGCGACATTTTCATGGTGCGGCCGGGCTGA
- a CDS encoding MobA/MobL family protein → MTTIHNIRPFNTRYVIRERSSRYTPELLRTHRTAQASYAYINRQNSVDEWGPTPNWASRSDLAAAGRCAPARAAGPKLSGIALWAQADENAVRYRPDEPTIAHCVGSLPRHEDLAFWRNLIEGFAEDYLVARGMVVDWAIHHQAETDDQPEIAPHVHFLITLRGYDPEHRDYGKVRQNWLRTDNSRKRLAERWWDRTGIVPPEYVMAATAQKSR, encoded by the coding sequence ATGACGACCATCCACAACATCCGCCCGTTCAACACTCGATATGTAATCCGGGAACGCTCCAGCCGATATACGCCCGAACTCTTGCGCACGCACCGCACGGCGCAGGCGAGCTATGCCTACATCAACCGCCAGAATAGCGTCGATGAATGGGGTCCGACGCCGAACTGGGCGTCGCGCTCCGACCTTGCGGCGGCGGGCCGATGTGCTCCTGCCCGCGCCGCCGGACCCAAGCTGTCGGGGATCGCGCTCTGGGCACAAGCGGACGAGAATGCGGTCCGGTATCGGCCCGACGAGCCGACAATCGCGCATTGCGTTGGCAGCTTGCCGCGCCATGAGGACCTCGCCTTCTGGCGCAATCTGATCGAAGGCTTTGCCGAGGACTATCTCGTGGCCCGCGGCATGGTCGTCGACTGGGCGATCCATCACCAAGCGGAAACCGACGATCAGCCCGAAATCGCACCGCACGTGCATTTCCTCATTACCTTGCGAGGATATGACCCGGAGCACCGCGATTACGGCAAGGTTCGCCAGAACTGGCTGCGGACGGACAACTCTCGCAAGCGCCTCGCCGAGCGTTGGTGGGACCGTACCGGAATCGTCCCGCCCGAATATGTCATGGCAGCGACAGCGCAAAAATCCCGCTGA
- a CDS encoding rhodanese-related sulfurtransferase — protein MTVTVAALYRFAAFDDPAALRQPLLNHCAIEGVKGTLLLAREGINGTIAGTDVGIAAVIDHIRALPGCAALDVKYSVASAMPFRRLKVRLKKEIVTMRVPGLDPARNAAPYVDPADWNALVDDPGTVLIDTRNGFEVGYGSFAGAVDPGTKSFGDFPGWWRANADRFTGKRIAMFCTGGIRCEKSTAFLRHEGVEDVVHLKGGILAYLEQVPASQSRWHGSCFVFDERVSVGHGLVEMGEKE, from the coding sequence ATGACCGTCACCGTCGCCGCCCTCTATCGCTTCGCCGCTTTCGACGACCCGGCGGCGCTGCGCCAGCCGCTGCTGAACCATTGCGCGATCGAGGGCGTCAAAGGCACGCTGCTGCTCGCGCGCGAAGGGATCAACGGCACGATCGCCGGAACCGATGTCGGCATCGCCGCAGTGATCGACCATATCCGCGCACTCCCCGGCTGCGCGGCGCTCGACGTCAAATACTCGGTCGCCTCCGCCATGCCCTTCAGGCGGCTCAAGGTGCGGCTGAAGAAGGAAATCGTCACGATGAGGGTGCCGGGCCTCGACCCCGCGCGCAACGCCGCACCCTATGTCGACCCCGCCGACTGGAACGCACTCGTCGACGATCCGGGCACGGTGCTCATCGACACGCGCAACGGTTTCGAGGTCGGCTATGGCAGCTTCGCGGGCGCGGTCGATCCCGGCACAAAGAGCTTCGGCGACTTTCCGGGCTGGTGGCGCGCCAATGCCGATCGCTTCACGGGCAAGCGCATCGCTATGTTCTGCACCGGCGGCATCCGCTGCGAAAAATCGACCGCCTTCCTGCGCCACGAAGGCGTCGAGGACGTCGTCCACCTGAAAGGCGGCATCCTCGCCTATCTCGAACAGGTGCCCGCGTCCCAAAGCCGCTGGCACGGCAGCTGTTTCGTCTTCGACGAACGGGTCAGCGTCGGGCATGGATTGGTCGAGATGGGCGAGAAGGAATAG
- a CDS encoding P-II family nitrogen regulator: MKKIEAIIKPFKLDEVKEALHEVGVSGITVTEAKGFGRQKGHTELYRGAEYVVDFLPKVKLEVIVEDGMAERVVEAIAAAAQTGRIGDGKIFVIPVETALRIRTGERNEDAL; the protein is encoded by the coding sequence GTGAAGAAGATTGAGGCGATCATCAAGCCGTTCAAGCTCGACGAAGTGAAGGAGGCGCTGCACGAAGTCGGCGTCAGCGGCATCACCGTCACCGAGGCCAAGGGCTTCGGTCGACAGAAGGGCCATACCGAACTCTATCGTGGCGCCGAATATGTCGTCGACTTCCTGCCCAAGGTGAAGCTGGAGGTGATCGTCGAGGACGGGATGGCGGAACGCGTCGTCGAGGCGATTGCCGCCGCGGCGCAGACCGGCCGCATCGGCGACGGCAAGATTTTCGTCATCCCGGTCGAGACCGCGCTGCGCATCCGCACCGGCGAACGCAACGAGGACGCGCTCTGA
- the trxB gene encoding thioredoxin-disulfide reductase, giving the protein MPSTHHTKMLILGSGPAGLSAAIYAARAGMQPIVVQGLQPGGQLTITTDVENYPGFAEVIQGPWLMEQMTAQAVHVGTSMIWDTIVDVDLSQRPFKLTGDGGDVYLAETLVIATGAQAKWLGVPGEQELGGKGVSACATCDGFFYRGKKVVVIGGGNTAVEEALYLTNHSDDVTLIHRRDSLRAEKILQDRLFANPKIKVLWNKQVERFVAGEGVSGLVGVDLIDTVTGAASHEPTDGGFVAIGHSPSTELFRGKLPLDADGYLQVTPGTSLTAIPGVFAAGDVTDKIYRQAVTAAGMGCMAALDAERYLAEAEYHAMVDA; this is encoded by the coding sequence ATGCCCAGCACCCACCACACCAAGATGCTCATCCTCGGCTCCGGCCCCGCCGGCCTGTCGGCCGCCATCTATGCCGCGCGCGCGGGGATGCAGCCGATCGTCGTGCAGGGGCTGCAACCCGGTGGACAGCTGACGATCACCACCGATGTCGAGAACTATCCCGGATTCGCCGAGGTGATCCAGGGGCCGTGGCTGATGGAACAGATGACCGCGCAGGCGGTGCATGTCGGCACATCGATGATCTGGGACACGATCGTCGATGTCGATCTGTCGCAGCGTCCCTTCAAGCTGACCGGCGACGGCGGCGACGTCTATCTCGCCGAAACGCTTGTCATCGCGACGGGAGCGCAGGCAAAATGGCTCGGCGTCCCTGGCGAACAGGAACTGGGCGGCAAGGGCGTGTCGGCCTGCGCCACTTGTGATGGCTTTTTCTATCGCGGCAAGAAGGTCGTCGTCATCGGCGGCGGCAACACCGCGGTCGAGGAGGCGCTCTACCTCACCAACCACAGCGACGATGTGACGCTGATCCATCGCCGCGATTCGCTGCGCGCCGAAAAAATCCTGCAGGACCGCCTCTTCGCCAATCCCAAGATCAAGGTCTTGTGGAACAAGCAGGTCGAACGCTTCGTCGCGGGCGAGGGGGTTTCGGGCCTCGTCGGGGTCGACCTGATCGACACCGTCACCGGCGCGGCGAGCCACGAGCCGACCGACGGCGGTTTCGTCGCGATCGGCCACAGCCCCTCGACCGAGCTGTTCCGGGGCAAGCTGCCGCTCGACGCCGACGGCTATCTGCAAGTGACGCCCGGCACGTCGCTCACCGCGATCCCCGGCGTCTTCGCCGCGGGCGACGTCACCGACAAAATCTATCGCCAGGCGGTGACCGCCGCGGGCATGGGCTGCATGGCGGCGCTCGACGCCGAACGCTACCTCGCCGAAGCCGAATATCACGCGATGGTGGACGCTTAG
- a CDS encoding helix-turn-helix transcriptional regulator, producing the protein MENRVREYREAAGWSQGELARRLGVSRQTINAVETDKYDPSLPLALRMARLFALEVCELFIDHWNPKE; encoded by the coding sequence GTGGAAAATCGGGTGCGCGAATATCGCGAGGCGGCGGGATGGAGCCAGGGCGAGCTGGCGCGGCGGCTCGGCGTGTCGCGTCAGACGATCAACGCCGTCGAAACCGACAAATATGACCCCAGCCTGCCGCTGGCGCTGCGCATGGCGCGCCTCTTCGCGCTCGAAGTGTGCGAACTGTTCATCGATCACTGGAACCCGAAGGAGTAG
- the glnA gene encoding type I glutamate--ammonia ligase yields the protein MATKPKDIIARIKDNDIEWVDLRFTDPKGKWQHLTMCAGVIDEDALEDGLMFDGSSIEGWKAINESDMILKPDLDAVYDDPFSATPMLVIFCDIVEPSTGEGYARDPRTTAKRAEAYLGSTGIGDTVYVGPEAEFFMFDDVRFETGYNKSGFEIDDIELPTNTGRSYEGGNLAHRPRAKGGYFPVAPVDSAVDIRAEMVSTMLEMGLPCDKHHHEVAAAQHELGLTFGTLTQTADRMQIYKYVVHQVAHAYGKTATFMPKPIKDDNGSGMHTHISIWEKGKPLFAGNGYAGLSDMCLYFIGGVIKHAKALNAFTNPTTNSYKRLVPGFEAPVLLAYSSRNRSASCRIPYGAGAKAKRVEFRFPDAMANPYLCYSALLMAGLDGIQNKIHPGDAMDKNLYDLPPEELSEVPTVCGSLREALDSLMADHDFLLKGDVFSKDQIEAYVELKWNEVYRFEQTPSPVEFDMYYSA from the coding sequence ATGGCTACGAAGCCCAAGGATATCATCGCCCGGATCAAGGACAACGACATCGAGTGGGTCGACCTGCGCTTCACCGACCCCAAGGGCAAGTGGCAGCACCTGACCATGTGCGCCGGGGTGATCGACGAGGATGCGCTCGAAGACGGGCTGATGTTCGACGGTTCGTCGATCGAGGGCTGGAAGGCGATCAACGAAAGCGACATGATCCTGAAGCCCGATCTCGACGCCGTCTATGACGATCCCTTTTCGGCGACGCCGATGCTGGTGATCTTCTGCGACATCGTCGAGCCGTCGACCGGCGAGGGCTATGCCCGCGATCCGCGCACGACGGCGAAGCGCGCCGAGGCCTATCTCGGATCGACCGGCATCGGCGACACCGTCTATGTCGGCCCCGAAGCCGAATTCTTCATGTTCGACGATGTCCGCTTCGAAACCGGCTATAACAAGTCGGGCTTCGAGATCGACGACATCGAGCTGCCGACCAACACCGGCCGCAGCTATGAGGGCGGCAACCTCGCCCACCGCCCGCGCGCCAAGGGCGGCTATTTCCCCGTCGCGCCGGTCGACAGCGCGGTCGACATCCGCGCCGAAATGGTCTCGACGATGCTCGAAATGGGCCTGCCGTGCGACAAGCACCACCATGAGGTCGCCGCGGCGCAGCACGAGCTGGGCCTGACCTTCGGCACGCTGACGCAGACCGCCGACCGTATGCAGATCTATAAATATGTCGTCCACCAGGTCGCGCACGCCTATGGCAAGACCGCAACCTTCATGCCCAAACCGATCAAGGACGATAACGGTTCGGGGATGCACACGCACATCTCGATCTGGGAAAAGGGCAAGCCGCTCTTTGCGGGCAATGGCTATGCCGGTCTCAGCGACATGTGCCTCTATTTCATCGGCGGCGTCATCAAGCACGCCAAGGCGCTCAACGCCTTCACCAACCCGACGACGAACAGCTACAAGCGCCTTGTTCCGGGCTTCGAAGCGCCGGTGCTGCTCGCTTATTCGAGCCGCAACCGCTCGGCCTCGTGCCGCATTCCCTATGGCGCGGGCGCCAAGGCGAAGCGCGTCGAGTTCCGCTTCCCCGACGCGATGGCGAACCCCTATCTCTGCTATTCGGCGCTGCTGATGGCGGGGCTCGACGGCATTCAGAACAAGATCCATCCCGGCGACGCGATGGACAAGAATCTCTATGACCTGCCGCCCGAAGAGCTTTCCGAAGTGCCGACCGTGTGCGGCAGCTTGCGTGAAGCGCTCGACAGCCTGATGGCCGATCACGACTTCCTTTTGAAGGGCGACGTGTTTTCGAAGGACCAGATCGAGGCCTATGTCGAGCTCAAATGGAACGAAGTCTATCGGTTCGAACAGACGCCGAGCCCGGTCGAGTTCGACATGTATTACAGCGCCTGA
- the argJ gene encoding bifunctional glutamate N-acetyltransferase/amino-acid acetyltransferase ArgJ: MTIRSPLAPAAFPDLPEIAGVTRRVARARYKDWDRCDLTYIELTPGTTVAGVFTRNICCSSEVELGREQVRRGTARALIVNAGNSNAFTGYRGRTAVEAIMAQVADHLGCAAGDVFVSSTGVIGVPLPKDKARAGVAAALTAKPCSWEVAAETIGTTDTFAKGAAASAIVGGRTVHVAGIAKGSGMIAPDMATMLGYIFTDAAVAPALLQEMLREAAGGTFNAITVDSDTSTSDTVLLFATGQAGHAPLAARDDPGADALYAAIRQVALDLAHQVVRDGEGASKFIEVQVTRAVSDDSAKRVALAIANSPLVKTAIAGEDANWGRVVMAVGKAGEPADRDRLAIRFGDHWVAKDGLAVDGYDEAPVAAHLKGRDIRIGADLGLGEGRATVWTCDLTHGYISINADYRS; encoded by the coding sequence ATGACCATCCGCTCGCCCCTCGCCCCCGCTGCCTTCCCCGACCTTCCCGAAATCGCCGGGGTGACGCGCCGCGTCGCGCGTGCGCGGTACAAGGACTGGGACCGCTGCGACCTCACCTATATCGAGCTGACCCCCGGCACGACGGTTGCGGGGGTGTTCACGCGCAACATCTGCTGCTCGTCCGAAGTCGAACTGGGGCGCGAACAGGTGAGGCGCGGCACCGCGCGCGCGCTGATCGTCAATGCGGGCAACAGCAACGCCTTCACCGGCTATCGCGGGCGTACGGCGGTCGAGGCGATCATGGCGCAGGTCGCCGACCATCTCGGCTGTGCGGCGGGCGACGTCTTCGTCAGCTCGACCGGGGTGATCGGCGTGCCTTTGCCGAAAGACAAGGCGCGCGCGGGTGTGGCGGCGGCGCTGACCGCCAAACCCTGTTCGTGGGAAGTCGCCGCCGAAACGATCGGCACCACCGACACCTTTGCCAAGGGTGCGGCAGCGAGCGCGATCGTCGGCGGCCGCACCGTCCATGTCGCGGGAATCGCCAAGGGATCGGGAATGATCGCGCCCGACATGGCGACGATGCTCGGCTATATCTTCACCGACGCCGCGGTGGCGCCCGCGCTGTTGCAGGAGATGTTGCGCGAGGCGGCCGGCGGGACGTTCAATGCCATTACCGTCGACAGCGACACCTCGACCAGCGACACGGTGCTGCTGTTCGCAACGGGGCAGGCGGGCCACGCGCCGCTCGCCGCCCGCGACGATCCCGGCGCCGACGCCCTCTACGCCGCGATCCGGCAGGTCGCGCTCGATCTCGCGCATCAGGTGGTGCGCGACGGCGAAGGCGCGTCCAAGTTCATCGAGGTGCAGGTGACGCGAGCCGTCAGCGACGACAGCGCGAAGCGCGTCGCGCTCGCCATCGCCAATTCGCCGCTCGTGAAAACCGCGATCGCGGGCGAGGACGCCAACTGGGGCCGCGTCGTGATGGCGGTCGGCAAGGCCGGCGAACCCGCCGACCGCGACCGATTAGCGATCCGCTTCGGCGACCATTGGGTCGCAAAAGACGGGCTGGCCGTCGATGGTTATGACGAGGCGCCGGTCGCGGCGCACCTCAAAGGCCGGGATATCCGCATCGGCGCCGACCTGGGACTGGGCGAAGGCCGCGCGACCGTTTGGACGTGCGACCTGACGCACGGATATATCAGCATCAACGCGGATTATCGCAGCTAG
- the trxA gene encoding thioredoxin TrxA, producing MGTKAITDASFQADVLDSETPVLVDFWAEWCGPCKMIGPALEEISDELAGKVVIAKLNIDDHPDAPSKYGVRGIPTMILFKNGEIADTKVGAAPKSALKGWLEGAL from the coding sequence ATGGGTACCAAAGCCATCACCGACGCGAGCTTCCAGGCCGACGTGCTCGACAGCGAGACCCCCGTCCTCGTCGATTTCTGGGCCGAATGGTGTGGCCCGTGCAAGATGATCGGCCCCGCGCTCGAAGAGATTTCGGACGAGCTCGCCGGCAAGGTCGTGATCGCAAAGCTCAACATCGACGACCATCCCGACGCGCCGAGCAAATATGGCGTGCGCGGCATCCCGACGATGATCCTGTTCAAGAACGGCGAGATCGCCGACACCAAGGTCGGCGCGGCGCCCAAAAGCGCGCTCAAGGGTTGGCTTGAGGGCGCGCTTTAA
- a CDS encoding class I SAM-dependent methyltransferase translates to MASWWERHGVPRLIKCACSQGQIMKLRSRIVPYARGHVLELGCGGGINMAFYRPEQVESFSGIDPSPELLAMSRAAAAGRGMAADIRGGVGEAMPFDSGQFDTVVTTFTLCSVADQAAVLAEIRRVLKPGGTALFLEHGGAPDAGVAKWQRRIEPVWKRIGGNCHLTRPIGDAYAAAGFAVERQGAAYMPKTPRPFGWVEYGAARVAG, encoded by the coding sequence ATGGCAAGCTGGTGGGAGCGGCACGGCGTCCCGCGCCTGATCAAATGCGCCTGTTCGCAGGGGCAGATCATGAAGCTGAGGAGCCGGATCGTGCCGTATGCGCGCGGCCATGTGCTCGAACTCGGCTGCGGCGGCGGGATCAACATGGCATTTTACCGTCCGGAACAGGTCGAGAGTTTCTCCGGGATCGACCCGTCGCCCGAACTGCTGGCGATGAGCCGCGCGGCGGCGGCCGGGCGCGGGATGGCGGCCGACATTCGGGGCGGCGTCGGCGAAGCGATGCCGTTCGACAGCGGGCAGTTCGATACCGTCGTCACTACCTTCACCCTCTGTTCGGTCGCCGATCAGGCCGCGGTGCTCGCCGAAATCCGCCGCGTGCTGAAACCGGGCGGGACCGCGCTATTCCTCGAACATGGCGGCGCGCCCGATGCCGGGGTCGCGAAATGGCAGCGGCGTATCGAGCCGGTCTGGAAACGCATCGGCGGCAATTGCCACCTGACGCGCCCGATCGGCGACGCCTATGCCGCGGCAGGCTTTGCGGTCGAGCGACAGGGCGCCGCCTATATGCCGAAAACGCCGCGCCCGTTTGGCTGGGTCGAATATGGCGCGGCGCGGGTCGCGGGGTAG